In one Umezawaea sp. Da 62-37 genomic region, the following are encoded:
- a CDS encoding SAF domain-containing protein → MPFHLPLRSPRPRQAAACLLALLAAGLALWPTPVPATAVVAAHDLPPGVALTAADLRVAPLTDRPSGVLESADAVVGQALTGAARAGEPITDVRLTPPDPDATSVAVRLADAGVAELLRTGDRVDVIGPDAELLAENAAVLAVHQAKPDRLVVLGLSRKNATRTAAVSLDHPLAVTLR, encoded by the coding sequence GTGCCCTTCCACCTCCCGCTCCGCTCACCCAGACCGCGCCAAGCGGCCGCCTGCCTGCTCGCGCTGCTCGCCGCCGGCCTGGCGCTCTGGCCCACTCCCGTGCCCGCCACCGCGGTCGTCGCCGCGCACGACCTCCCACCCGGCGTCGCCCTCACGGCGGCCGACCTCCGGGTCGCACCGCTGACCGACCGGCCGTCGGGCGTGCTGGAGTCCGCGGACGCCGTCGTCGGGCAGGCCCTGACCGGCGCGGCCAGAGCGGGCGAACCGATCACCGACGTGCGGCTGACGCCCCCCGACCCGGACGCGACATCGGTCGCCGTGCGGCTGGCCGACGCGGGCGTCGCCGAACTGCTGCGGACCGGCGACCGGGTCGACGTGATCGGTCCCGACGCCGAACTGCTGGCCGAGAACGCCGCCGTGCTGGCCGTGCACCAGGCAAAACCCGACCGACTCGTGGTGTTGGGGTTGAGCAGGAAGAATGCCACCCGAACAGCGGCGGTATCACTCGACCACCCTCTCGCGGTCACCCTCCGCTAA
- a CDS encoding molybdenum cofactor biosynthesis protein B: MERSAQRLGRALVVIVDDRVAHGEHDNSTGPLVTELLEEAGFIVDATVAVEGEVVDIRAALNTAVIGGVDLVVTVGGTGVSPRDVTPDATQGVLDRPIPGIAEALRGSGLAAGAVDAGISRGLVGVSGSTLVVNLAGSRAAVRDGMATLSTLVPYVIDQLSGLDEA, translated from the coding sequence ATGGAACGCAGCGCGCAGCGCCTCGGCCGCGCCCTCGTCGTGATCGTGGACGACCGGGTGGCGCACGGTGAGCACGACAACAGCACGGGACCACTGGTCACCGAACTGCTCGAAGAGGCAGGTTTCATCGTCGACGCGACGGTCGCCGTCGAGGGCGAGGTGGTCGACATCCGGGCCGCGCTCAACACCGCGGTCATCGGTGGCGTCGACCTCGTCGTCACGGTCGGGGGCACCGGCGTGTCCCCGCGGGACGTCACCCCCGACGCCACGCAGGGCGTGCTCGACCGCCCGATCCCCGGCATCGCCGAGGCGCTGCGCGGCTCCGGCCTCGCGGCGGGCGCGGTCGACGCGGGCATCTCGCGCGGCCTCGTCGGCGTGTCCGGCAGCACCCTGGTCGTGAACCTCGCCGGTTCGCGCGCCGCGGTGCGCGACGGCATGGCCACCCTCTCGACGCTGGTGCCCTACGTCATCGACCAGCTCTCGGGCCTCGACGAGGCATGA
- a CDS encoding FmdB family zinc ribbon protein, protein MPTYQYACTECDHRFDAVQTFTDSALTECPECHGRLRKLYGNVGVVFKGSGFYRTDSRSGSSAKTPAAAESKSGGESKNGGESKNGGDSKSGGESKSSGESKSGGDTKSSSTSSSTPASTPAKAAS, encoded by the coding sequence GTGCCGACCTACCAGTACGCCTGCACCGAGTGCGACCACCGGTTCGACGCGGTGCAGACGTTCACCGACTCCGCGCTGACCGAGTGCCCGGAGTGCCATGGCAGGCTCCGCAAGCTCTACGGCAACGTGGGCGTCGTGTTCAAGGGCAGCGGCTTCTACCGCACCGACAGCCGTTCCGGCTCCAGCGCGAAGACTCCTGCCGCCGCCGAGTCGAAGAGCGGTGGCGAGTCGAAGAACGGCGGCGAGTCCAAGAACGGCGGGGACTCGAAGAGCGGCGGCGAGTCCAAGAGCAGCGGGGAGTCGAAGAGCGGCGGGGACACCAAGTCGTCCTCGACCAGTTCCAGCACCCCGGCGAGCACGCCCGCGAAGGCTGCTTCCTGA
- a CDS encoding serine hydrolase domain-containing protein, producing MTAVSHREHRPARRSARRRALSIASAVVVGGLAAAVVALPSSADPASARDATQRSLNALVRDNGFPGALATVRERDGRVRDYTAGVGDLKTKSPVPVNGQVRIASNTKAFVATVVLQLVGEGKVRLDVPVETYLPNIVRGEGIDGRVITVRQLLQHTSGLADYDEIVSDGYAAIQHRYFEPREMVDLGLAKPAVFAPGGGWSYSNTNYVLAGLLVQKVTGRPIGEEITRRVIDRVGLRHTYWPAQGDQSIREAHPRGYFGLPGEPLADVTEMDPSLGWAAGQLISTPRDLEEFFRALVGGGLLGPAELEEMRKTVDAPGASVRGGERYGLGLQTFTLSCGGVAWTHGGDSPGYETRSALVAGGRSVVVAVTSLPTTLEAATRVEGFVDGVMCG from the coding sequence ATGACCGCCGTGTCCCACCGCGAACACCGCCCCGCCCGCCGATCCGCCCGCCGCCGTGCCCTGTCGATCGCCTCGGCGGTCGTGGTGGGCGGCCTTGCCGCCGCGGTCGTGGCCCTTCCGTCGTCGGCTGATCCGGCGTCCGCCCGTGATGCCACGCAGCGGAGCTTGAACGCGCTGGTGCGGGACAACGGGTTTCCCGGTGCGTTGGCGACGGTGCGGGAGCGCGACGGGCGCGTTCGTGACTACACGGCCGGTGTGGGGGATCTGAAGACGAAGTCACCGGTTCCGGTGAACGGGCAGGTGCGGATCGCCAGCAACACCAAGGCGTTCGTCGCGACGGTGGTGTTGCAGCTCGTCGGTGAGGGCAAGGTGCGGCTGGACGTGCCCGTCGAGACCTACCTGCCGAACATCGTGCGGGGTGAGGGCATCGACGGGCGGGTGATCACCGTCCGGCAGTTGTTGCAGCACACCAGCGGGTTGGCCGATTACGACGAGATCGTGTCGGACGGGTACGCGGCGATCCAGCACCGGTACTTCGAGCCGCGGGAGATGGTGGACCTGGGCTTGGCGAAGCCCGCGGTGTTCGCGCCCGGTGGCGGGTGGTCGTACAGCAACACGAACTACGTGCTGGCGGGGTTGTTGGTGCAGAAGGTGACCGGGCGGCCGATCGGCGAGGAGATCACGCGTCGGGTGATCGACCGTGTCGGCCTGCGGCACACGTACTGGCCTGCGCAGGGGGATCAGTCGATCCGGGAGGCGCATCCGCGGGGGTACTTCGGGTTGCCGGGGGAGCCGTTGGCCGATGTGACGGAGATGGATCCGTCGTTGGGGTGGGCGGCCGGGCAGTTGATCTCGACGCCGCGGGATCTGGAGGAGTTCTTCCGGGCGTTGGTCGGGGGCGGGTTGTTGGGTCCGGCGGAGCTGGAGGAGATGCGGAAGACGGTGGACGCGCCTGGGGCCAGTGTTCGGGGTGGGGAGCGGTATGGGCTGGGGTTGCAGACGTTCACGTTGAGCTGCGGGGGCGTTGCGTGGACCCATGGGGGTGATTCGCCGGGGTATGAGACGCGTAGTGCGCTGGTGGCTGGTGGGCGGTCGGTTGTTGTGGCGGTGACGTCGTTGCCGACGACTTTGGAGGCGGCTACGCGGGTGGAGGGGTTCGTGGATGGGGTTATGTGCGGGTAG
- the glpR gene encoding gephyrin-like molybdotransferase receptor GlpR — MEEEYPMPDADDELVDEFEAEFDDDYDDYVEEDVVHRPYRPGRGGFDAETASIVAQAKYAFRRRVVAAMLVAALLTGLVAGILYPLVWWAHGAVDLTLVGYLVYLRRQVRIEEDIRARRQSRLAQARRRPTPRPQPQVEQQPRTTETTPEPEATQHHDEETPLAPRPRLQHHHTRPGTVVVEADDEDPMFVELDGPAYQRYRRAAGE, encoded by the coding sequence ATGGAAGAGGAGTACCCCATGCCTGATGCCGACGACGAACTCGTCGACGAGTTCGAGGCCGAGTTCGACGACGACTACGACGACTACGTCGAAGAGGACGTCGTCCACCGCCCGTACCGGCCGGGACGTGGCGGTTTCGACGCGGAGACCGCGAGCATCGTGGCCCAGGCCAAGTACGCGTTCCGCCGCCGCGTCGTCGCGGCCATGCTCGTCGCGGCCCTCCTGACCGGCCTCGTCGCGGGCATCCTCTACCCGCTCGTCTGGTGGGCGCACGGCGCCGTCGACCTCACCCTGGTCGGCTACCTCGTCTACCTGCGGCGCCAGGTCCGCATCGAAGAGGACATCCGCGCCCGCCGCCAGTCCCGTCTCGCCCAGGCCCGCCGCCGCCCGACCCCCCGCCCCCAGCCCCAGGTCGAACAGCAGCCCCGCACCACCGAGACGACCCCCGAACCCGAGGCCACCCAGCACCACGACGAGGAAACCCCCCTCGCCCCCCGCCCCCGCCTCCAGCACCACCACACCCGACCCGGCACCGTCGTCGTCGAAGCGGACGACGAGGACCCCATGTTCGTCGAACTCGACGGCCCCGCCTACCAGCGCTACCGACGCGCCGCCGGCGAGTAG
- a CDS encoding 5-formyltetrahydrofolate cyclo-ligase: MTSDQPERKNDERGRLLAARRAVPAAQRALDAAALAAGVLDVVAAFGVPAGGTVCAYLAVASEPGSIELIDVLRAAGFRVLLPIVVGAAPLDWAEYTGDHALRPGPHGLREPAGAPLGSRAISEAALVLVPALAVDGRGARIGKGGGHYDRSLLMANAPLVAVVREAEVVDDLPVEPHDVRMTAVLTPAGLRLM; encoded by the coding sequence ATGACGTCCGATCAACCCGAACGGAAGAACGACGAGCGCGGGCGGTTGCTGGCGGCCCGCCGGGCCGTGCCGGCGGCTCAGCGGGCCCTCGACGCGGCCGCGCTCGCGGCGGGGGTGCTCGACGTGGTCGCCGCGTTCGGCGTACCCGCAGGTGGCACGGTGTGCGCGTACCTCGCCGTGGCGTCGGAACCGGGGTCGATCGAGCTGATCGACGTGCTGCGGGCGGCCGGGTTCCGGGTGCTGCTGCCGATCGTGGTCGGCGCGGCGCCACTCGACTGGGCTGAGTACACGGGTGACCACGCTCTGCGACCGGGCCCGCACGGACTGCGCGAACCGGCGGGCGCCCCGCTGGGGTCGCGGGCCATCTCCGAGGCGGCGTTGGTGCTGGTCCCGGCGCTGGCGGTGGACGGTCGCGGCGCGCGGATCGGCAAGGGCGGCGGGCACTACGACCGGTCGCTGCTCATGGCGAACGCACCGCTGGTCGCCGTCGTCAGGGAGGCCGAAGTGGTCGACGACCTCCCCGTGGAGCCGCACGACGTGCGGATGACGGCCGTGTTGACGCCCGCGGGCCTGCGCTTGATGTGA
- a CDS encoding GNAT family protein, with amino-acid sequence MSAAFHLESSRHPGWPTRLGPLRVPAGVVALRPPKLLDGSAWSRIRLRDRAYLENWEPTATDGWHDRNSVLSWPAQWSSLRSLARRGQALPFVITVDGELAGQITVGNIVRGSLRSAWVGYWVAADRARGGVATAAVALVVDHCFGEAGLHRLEATVRPENAASLRVLGKAGFREEGLFQRYLDVAHAWRDHYCYAMTSEEASPEGLVRRLVAGGHAQTP; translated from the coding sequence ATGAGCGCCGCGTTCCACCTGGAGTCGAGCAGGCACCCCGGCTGGCCCACCAGGCTCGGCCCGCTGCGGGTGCCCGCGGGCGTGGTCGCGCTGCGCCCGCCGAAGCTGCTGGACGGGAGCGCGTGGAGCCGCATCCGGCTGCGCGACCGGGCGTACCTGGAGAACTGGGAACCCACCGCGACCGACGGCTGGCACGACCGCAACTCCGTCCTCTCCTGGCCCGCCCAGTGGTCGTCCCTGCGGTCGCTGGCCCGCCGCGGCCAGGCGCTGCCGTTCGTGATCACCGTGGACGGCGAGCTGGCGGGCCAGATCACCGTCGGCAACATCGTCCGCGGCTCGCTGCGCTCCGCGTGGGTCGGCTACTGGGTCGCCGCCGACCGCGCCCGCGGCGGTGTCGCCACGGCCGCGGTCGCGCTGGTCGTCGACCACTGCTTCGGCGAGGCGGGCCTGCACCGCCTGGAAGCCACCGTGCGACCCGAGAACGCCGCCAGCCTGCGGGTTCTCGGCAAGGCGGGCTTTCGCGAAGAGGGGTTGTTCCAGCGCTACCTCGATGTCGCGCACGCCTGGCGCGACCACTACTGCTACGCGATGACGAGCGAAGAGGCGTCCCCCGAAGGCCTGGTCCGCCGTTTGGTCGCGGGCGGCCACGCCCAAACCCCGTGA
- the mscL gene encoding large-conductance mechanosensitive channel protein MscL produces MIKGFKDFLMRGNVIDLAVAVVIGAAFTAIVTAFTSNFINPIIALFGGSNVDGLAVQLNSTNEKTVIDFGAIITAVINFAIVAAVVYFILVLPMNKIKERRERGKEVGPSEPTDTELLKEIRDLLASQSQQRPRGPQDPMAPMRRE; encoded by the coding sequence GTGATCAAGGGCTTCAAGGACTTCCTGATGCGCGGCAACGTCATCGACCTGGCTGTCGCCGTGGTCATCGGCGCGGCCTTCACCGCCATCGTCACCGCGTTCACGTCGAACTTCATCAACCCGATCATCGCCCTGTTCGGCGGCAGCAACGTCGACGGCCTGGCGGTCCAGCTGAACTCCACCAACGAGAAGACCGTCATCGACTTCGGCGCCATCATCACCGCGGTCATCAACTTCGCCATCGTCGCCGCCGTCGTCTACTTCATCCTCGTGCTCCCGATGAACAAGATCAAGGAACGCCGCGAACGCGGCAAGGAAGTCGGCCCCTCGGAGCCCACCGACACCGAACTCCTCAAGGAGATCCGCGACCTCCTCGCCTCCCAGTCCCAGCAACGCCCCCGCGGCCCCCAGGACCCCATGGCCCCGATGCGCCGCGAGTAA
- a CDS encoding NAD-dependent epimerase/dehydratase family protein: protein MRVLLTGGAGFIGSHIADALAEGGDEPVLLDALLPQAHSGPVPEWAGRYEVVVGDVTDPAVVAGLLRGVDAVCHQAAVVGHGLDPSDAPLYAFNNDFGTAVLLAGMHAAKVRKLVLASSMVVYGEGRYWCPSHGVVRAAPRRHESIDAGDFEPPCPVCGASLASLLVPEDAPLDPRSTYAASKLAQEHYAAAWARQTGGGVWALRYHNVYGPRMPKDTPYAGVASLFRSSLENGKAPTVLEDGNQRRDFVHVSDVARANVLALAAEAPTGESTPLNICSGEPHTVGDLAVELARACGGPAPEIVGGARSADVRHVVADPAEATRRLGFRALTDFATGVKAFATDPLR, encoded by the coding sequence GTGCGAGTTCTCCTCACCGGCGGAGCCGGTTTCATCGGGTCCCACATCGCCGACGCGCTCGCGGAGGGCGGTGACGAACCCGTACTGCTCGACGCGCTGCTCCCCCAGGCCCACAGCGGGCCCGTGCCGGAGTGGGCGGGGCGGTACGAGGTCGTCGTCGGCGACGTGACCGACCCGGCCGTGGTAGCGGGCCTGCTGCGCGGGGTGGACGCCGTCTGCCACCAGGCGGCCGTGGTCGGCCATGGTCTCGATCCGTCCGACGCCCCGCTGTACGCGTTCAACAACGACTTCGGCACGGCCGTGCTGCTGGCGGGGATGCACGCGGCGAAGGTCCGCAAGCTCGTCCTCGCGTCGTCGATGGTCGTGTACGGGGAGGGGCGCTACTGGTGCCCGTCCCACGGGGTCGTGCGGGCCGCCCCTCGGCGGCACGAGTCGATCGACGCGGGTGACTTCGAGCCGCCGTGCCCGGTGTGCGGGGCCTCGTTGGCGTCGCTGCTGGTGCCGGAGGACGCGCCGTTGGACCCGCGCAGCACGTACGCGGCCAGCAAGCTCGCCCAAGAGCACTACGCGGCCGCCTGGGCGCGTCAGACCGGGGGCGGGGTCTGGGCGCTGCGCTACCACAACGTCTACGGGCCCAGGATGCCGAAGGACACCCCCTACGCGGGTGTCGCGTCGCTCTTCCGGTCCTCGTTGGAGAACGGCAAGGCGCCGACCGTGCTCGAGGACGGGAACCAGCGGCGCGACTTCGTGCACGTCAGCGACGTCGCCCGCGCCAACGTCCTGGCTTTGGCGGCGGAAGCCCCGACAGGCGAGTCGACCCCGTTGAACATCTGCTCGGGCGAGCCGCACACCGTCGGCGACCTCGCCGTCGAACTGGCCAGGGCCTGCGGCGGTCCGGCCCCCGAGATCGTCGGCGGGGCGCGGTCGGCCGACGTGCGGCACGTGGTGGCGGATCCGGCCGAGGCCACCCGCAGGCTGGGCTTCCGCGCGCTCACCGACTTCGCCACGGGCGTCAAGGCGTTCGCCACGGACCCGCTGCGGTAG
- a CDS encoding UTP--glucose-1-phosphate uridylyltransferase, translating to MSSKSAFRTAIVPAAGLGTRFLPTTKAVPKELLPVVDTPGIEYVAAEAAEAGATKLIIVTSPGKDAVAEYFRPQPELEATLESRGKHELAAKVRRAENLFETVETAIQEQALGLGHAVGCAEGNLTGEDEAVAVLLPDDLVLPNGALTEMAAVREKHGGTVLCAFDIPREQISAYGVFDVRDTDQDDVKQVVGMVEKPKAEDAPSTFAAAGRYLLDRAIFDALKRITPGAGGELQLTDAIALLISEGHPVHIVVHRGERHDLGNPGGFLRAAVDFALKHPDYGPELGEWLRGRLDNS from the coding sequence ATGAGCTCGAAGAGCGCCTTCCGCACCGCAATCGTGCCCGCAGCCGGTCTCGGGACCCGCTTCCTGCCGACGACGAAGGCGGTGCCCAAGGAGTTGCTGCCGGTCGTGGACACCCCCGGCATCGAGTACGTCGCCGCCGAGGCGGCCGAGGCCGGTGCGACGAAGCTGATCATCGTCACGTCGCCGGGCAAGGACGCCGTCGCCGAGTACTTCCGCCCCCAGCCCGAGCTGGAGGCGACCCTCGAAAGCCGGGGCAAGCACGAGCTGGCCGCCAAGGTGCGCCGCGCGGAGAACCTCTTCGAGACCGTCGAGACCGCGATCCAGGAGCAGGCGCTCGGCCTCGGCCACGCCGTCGGCTGCGCCGAGGGCAACCTGACCGGCGAGGACGAGGCCGTCGCCGTCCTGCTGCCCGACGACCTCGTGCTGCCCAACGGCGCCCTCACCGAGATGGCCGCCGTCCGCGAGAAGCACGGCGGCACGGTCCTCTGCGCGTTCGACATCCCCCGCGAGCAGATCTCCGCCTACGGCGTGTTCGACGTCCGCGACACTGACCAGGACGACGTGAAGCAGGTCGTCGGCATGGTCGAGAAGCCGAAGGCCGAGGACGCGCCGTCGACGTTCGCCGCGGCGGGCCGGTACCTGCTCGATCGGGCGATCTTCGACGCGTTGAAGCGCATCACGCCGGGCGCCGGCGGCGAGCTGCAGCTCACGGATGCCATTGCCCTGCTCATCTCCGAGGGGCATCCGGTCCACATCGTCGTCCACCGCGGCGAGCGACACGACTTGGGCAATCCGGGGGGATTCCTCCGAGCTGCGGTTGACTTCGCGCTGAAGCACCCCGACTACGGGCCCGAGCTCGGGGAGTGGTTGCGGGGACGCCTCGACAACTCTTGA
- the glp gene encoding gephyrin-like molybdotransferase Glp: MRSVDEQLARVIAAAVRPAPVRVAISESQGLLCAEEVVAERALPGFDQAAVDGYAVRSVDVQSAGEHPVQLPVVGEIPAGSRQPRRLQPGQAVRVATGAPLPTLADAVVPLGYTDGHQAKVTVQRSVPSAAFVRRTGEDVQTGDIAVRRGASIGSAQVGLLAAVGRNKVLVHPRPRVSVVSVGEELVDVDRTPGQGQVYDVNSYALAAAARDAGAEVSRVGIQSADPRRLREVVEGRLLLSEIVVVAGGVGGVVGDEVRAALADLGDLDVTRVAMHPGSAQGFGRLGPDAVPTFLLPANPMSALVVFEVLVRPLIRAALGKRNPYRRAVAARLLSPLTSTKGRRGFLRGQLLRDAENGEYLVQPLGTSGSHLLASLAEANCLIMLDEDVTDVAVGEEVLVSFLAQRG, translated from the coding sequence ATGAGGTCAGTGGACGAGCAGCTCGCCAGGGTGATCGCGGCCGCGGTGCGGCCCGCCCCGGTGCGGGTTGCGATCTCCGAGTCGCAGGGCTTGCTCTGCGCGGAGGAAGTCGTCGCGGAACGCGCGTTGCCCGGTTTCGACCAGGCCGCCGTCGACGGCTACGCGGTGCGCAGCGTGGACGTGCAGAGCGCGGGAGAGCACCCCGTGCAGCTGCCCGTGGTCGGTGAGATCCCGGCCGGGTCGCGGCAGCCGCGACGGCTGCAACCGGGCCAGGCGGTCCGGGTCGCGACGGGCGCGCCGCTGCCGACGCTGGCCGACGCCGTCGTGCCGCTCGGGTACACCGACGGCCACCAGGCCAAGGTGACCGTGCAGCGCTCGGTGCCGTCCGCCGCGTTCGTCCGCCGGACCGGCGAGGACGTGCAGACCGGCGACATCGCGGTCCGCCGCGGCGCGTCCATCGGCTCGGCCCAGGTCGGCCTGCTGGCCGCGGTGGGGCGCAACAAGGTCCTCGTCCACCCGCGCCCGCGGGTCTCGGTGGTGTCGGTCGGCGAGGAGCTGGTCGACGTCGACCGCACCCCCGGCCAGGGCCAGGTCTACGACGTGAACTCCTACGCGCTCGCCGCCGCCGCCCGCGACGCAGGCGCGGAGGTCAGCCGGGTCGGCATCCAGTCCGCCGACCCGCGACGGCTGCGCGAGGTCGTCGAAGGGCGGCTGCTGCTGTCGGAGATCGTCGTCGTGGCGGGCGGCGTCGGCGGCGTGGTCGGCGACGAGGTGCGGGCCGCCCTGGCCGACCTCGGCGACCTCGACGTCACCCGCGTCGCCATGCACCCCGGCTCCGCGCAGGGCTTCGGACGGCTCGGACCGGACGCCGTGCCCACGTTCCTGCTGCCCGCCAACCCGATGAGCGCGCTGGTCGTGTTCGAAGTGCTGGTCCGCCCCCTCATCAGGGCGGCGCTCGGCAAGCGCAACCCGTACCGCCGCGCGGTCGCGGCCCGGCTGCTGTCGCCGCTCACGTCGACCAAGGGCCGCCGCGGCTTCCTGCGCGGCCAGCTGCTGCGCGACGCGGAGAACGGCGAGTACCTGGTGCAGCCGCTCGGCACGTCCGGCTCGCACCTGCTGGCGTCGTTGGCCGAGGCCAACTGCCTGATCATGCTCGACGAGGACGTCACCGACGTCGCCGTCGGCGAGGAAGTGCTGGTCAGCTTCCTCGCCCAGCGCGGATGA